A window of the Candida orthopsilosis Co 90-125, chromosome 1 draft sequence genome harbors these coding sequences:
- a CDS encoding late-stage biofilm-induced gene in C. albicans — MAETNQEQLNTYKAVSIITLILSIYGGLKYSGVPEDYLSHTPYSASNILLFIYWAVLYLWQILYTVQIFFPDEYRLSIVQLIGWHFPIFNVLHYVWAELFTSGHYFWSEVIVIVNLFNILGLYFSHKTFTLRPVSNWLLIHAPLVALPFSWLLYALFWNGAVWLHIHKTWGRIVANVFIWDFLLVPGLFLLIFNDWAIGFSTSYLIFALAFGQLATKVFALQWIFAFVIAGILVVWSAGSMIVGGVRQANGESAPLLVVEEERVGGN; from the coding sequence ATGGCTGAGACTAACCAGGAACAATTAAATACCTACAAGGCTGTTTCAATAATCACTTTGATTCTTTCCATTTACGGAGGATTAAAGTATTCCGGGGTTCCAGAGGATTACTTGTCTCATACTCCTTATTCAGCAAGTAACATTTTATTATTCATTTATTGGGCTGTATTATATCTTTGGCAAATCTTGTACACTgtacaaattttttttcctgATGAGTATCGTTTGCTGATTGTACAATTGATTGGATGGCATTTCccaattttcaatgtaTTGCATTATGTTTGGGCTGAGTTGTTTACTTCTGGACATTATTTCTGGAGTGAGGtcattgttattgttaatttgttcaacattttAGGATTATATTTCAGTCACAAGACTTTTACTTTAAGACCAGTTAGTAATTGGTTATTAATTCATGCTCCCTTAGTTGCTTTGCCATTTTCATGGTTGTTGTATGCACTTTTCTGGAATGGGGCTGTTTGGTTACATATTCACAAGACCTGGGGTAGAATTGTTGCCAATGTTTTCATTTGGGATTTCTTATTGGTTCCAGGATTATTTTTAttaattttcaatgattggGCAATTGGTTTTAGTACTTCATATCTTATTTTTGCTTTGGCTTTTGGACAATTGGCAACTAAAGTATTTGCTTTGCAATGgatttttgcttttgttaTTGCTGGTATTTTGGTGGTTTGGAGTGCAGGTTCAAtgattgttggtggtgtaAGACAAGCAAATGGAGAATCGGCACCATtattggttgttgaagaagaaagagttggtggtaattag
- a CDS encoding Gad1 glutamate decarboxylase: MFQLPRFTSISKQLIRQFTKYPPTMVLSKHIDAYDLEYELLKDSRKVKLSPDEFNDEYNSSKLTPRYVIPKESANEADIYKYMNQNLALDGIPTLNLASFVNTYVDEHQKKLAVENLTKNLADNDEYPSLIDIQNRCVTMLSNLWHAPHKIDPNTGAKIVNSLGTATTGSSEAIMLAGLALKKRWQEKRKAEGKSTENPNILMATCAQVALEKFAVYFDVENRLIPINPESGHLIDTTKIKENIDENTIGIFVIMGSTFTGAFEPVEEISKLLDEVEKEKGLDIRIHVDGASGGFVAPFAFPHLKWDFAVDRVDSINTSGHKFGMTSVGLGWVIWKDESLLPKNLRFSLDYLGGVEETFGLNFSRPGFPVILQYYNFLTFGKEGYTKIFDGCLSNARLLSNYLDKSTYFDVVSVIHKPASAEDQKRLLTRQVKYLPSPTVNENFQPGLPVVAFRFSKEVRDKYPEIPQELFSTLLRKRGFIVPNYHLPPDETNVEILRVVVRNSLGLALLEKLIEDCTEIAELLIKSAESVREILTNKEQASKHNTSTIHDLLLSIASGGLQPLRQKQHERDGHKAGVAKKSYRGTC; the protein is encoded by the coding sequence ATGTTTCAACTCCCACGATTTACTTCGATTCtgaagcaattgattaGACAATTCACCAAATATCCACCCACAATGGTTTTAAGTAAACACATTGACGCTTACGATTTAGAATATGAGCTTTTAAAAGATTCACGCAAGGTTAAATTGAGTCCtgatgaattcaatgatgaatataaCTCATCCAAATTGACTCCAAGATACGTTATTCCTAAAGAATCAGCCAATGAAGCGGATATTTACAAGTAtatgaatcaaaatttggCATTGGATGGTATCCCAACCTTGAATTTGGCTTCATTTGTCAACACTTATGTTGATGagcatcaaaagaaattggcaGTGGAGAACTTAACCAAGAACTTGGCTGATAATGATGAGTATCCTTCATTAATTGATATTCAAAATAGATGTGTTACCATGTTGAGTAACTTGTGGCATGCTCCTCACAAAATTGACCCAAACACTGGTGCCAAGATTGTCAATTCCTTGGGAACTGCAACTACCGGATCATCGGAAGCTATTATGTTGGCAGGTTTGGCTTTAAAGAAGAGATGGCAAGAAAAAAGGAAAGCCGAAGGTAAATCCACTGAAAATCCAAACATTTTGATGGCTACTTGTGCTCAAGTTGctttggagaaatttgctgtttattttgatgttgaaaatagATTGATTCCAATTAATCCAGAATCGGGTCATTTAATCGATACCACCAAGataaaagaaaacattgatgaaaatacAATTGGTATTTTCGTGATTATGGGGTCTACGTTTACTGGTGCTTTTGAaccagttgaagaaatttccaagcttttggatgaagttgaaaaggaaaaaggaTTGGATATTAGAATCCATGTTGATGGTGCTTCTGGTGGATTTGTTGCCCCTTTTGCTTTCCCACATTTGAAATGGGATTTTGCTGTTGACCgtgttgattcaataaacACTTCAGGACATAAGTTTGGTATGACTTCTGTTGGATTGGGTTGGGTTATTTGGAAAGATGAAAGTTTATTGCCAAAGAATTTACGTTTTAGTCTTGATTATTTGGGTGGTGTTGAAGAAACTTTTGGTTTGAATTTCTCAAGACCTGGGTTTCCAGTGATTTTACAATACTACAACTTCCTTACTTTTGGTAAAGAAGGGTATACCAAGATCTTTGATGGTTGCTTATCCAATGCTCGTTTGCTTTCCAATTATTTGGACAAGAGTACTTATTTTGATGTCGTATCGGTCATTCACAAACCAGCTAGTGCTGAAGACCAAAAGAGGTTACTCACCAGACAAGTCAAATATTTGCCATCTCCAACTGTTAACGAGAATTTCCAACCAGGTTTACCAGTTGTTGCTTTTAGATTCTCCAAAGAAGTAAGAGACAAGTATCCTGAAATTCCTCAAGAGTTGTTTTCCACCTTGTTGCGTAAACGTGGATTTATTGTCCCCAACTATCATTTACCACCAGACGAAACCAATGTTGAGATTTTACGTGTTGTTGTACGTAATTCTCTTGGTTTGGctcttttggaaaaattgattgaagattGTACTGAAATTGCTGAATTATTGATTAAGTCGGCTGAATCAGTTAGAGAGATCTTGACAAATAAGGAACAAGCCTCGAAACATAATACTTCAACTATTcatgatttgttgttgagtatTGCTTCTGGTGGTCTTCAGCCACTTAGACAAAAGCAACATGAGAGGGATGGTCATAAAGCTGGTGTTGCCAAGAAGTCATACCGTGGAACTTGTTAA
- a CDS encoding Gad1 glutamate decarboxylase, with translation MLQPLDQAVLSVIDNSFRGNLFNGGQPSPTDVDRGEFIMGHDTIRQKRLKPKALRFFWEITGLFPFDRDQVFKFPTKNEGFAQTPEALSSKIMDEESTTCNTEALPRKEMPIAQSTESLPHKPLTEKPTEQDIGAQPTKGLSGEPTMHPAEGMSENPLTEYLSLQGARTLSITSSIDVFAESIMQDTAAQSKKSRTSGASYKMVKR, from the coding sequence ATGCTTCAACCGCTTGATCAGGCTGTCCTTTCTGTTATTGACAACAGTTTTCGGGGTAACTTGTTTAATGGTGGACAACCCTCACCAACTGATGTTGATCGAGGAGAATTCATAATGGGCCATGATACGATACGAcaaaagagattgaaaCCTAAAGCCTTGCGCTTTTTTTGGGAAATAACTGGATTGTTTCCCTTTGATCGTGATCAAGTGTTCAAGTTTCCAACCAAGAATGAAGGCTTTGCACAAACTCCTGAGGCGCTTTCCAGCAAAATTATGGATGAGGAGTCCACCACATGCAATACTGAAGCACTTCCCAGGAAGGAAATGCCCATTGCACAATCTACTGAATCATTACCCCACAAGCCATTGACCGAGAAGCCCACCGAACAGGATATAGGGGCGCAGCCTACTAAGGGCTTGAGTGGGGAGCCCACCATGCACCCTGCAGAAGGAATGTCTGAAAACCCACTAACAGAGTACCTTTCCCTACAGGGAGCAAGAACCTTATCTATCACATCACTGATTGATGTGTTTGCTGAGTCCATCATGCAAGATACCGCTGCACAATCCAAAAAAAGCCGAACGCTGGGTGCATCTTACAAAATGGTGAAGCGCTGA
- a CDS encoding Sac1 protein (S. cerevisiae homolog SAC1 has role phosphoinositide dephosphorylation) produces the protein MVLTHSVAKDGTHIFHNKLTNNYLLVGDNGNSIETTKEYPSTLTSDTNAISCIIGVIKLKINSYIIIADKHLVTGSILNKEIALIKSYKILSLSGAKPASEEKVYLNLLDEQLKNGTLYYSIDNQYDITNSLQKQYTTEHPKIDERFWWNKYISSPLIEADSKFEFITPIIYGYFKSHSTIFNGRALQFALLTRRSNERAGTRYFRRGIDAQGNVANFNETEQFVTTDDNHIYSVLQTRGSVPVYWAEVNNLRYKPNLEISSQPSGDATAAHFSQQVEFYGDNYLVNLVNQSGYEKPVKQAYEAAVENLPEKLKAHVHYIYFDFHHECKGMRYDRINLLLDHLIGLGYTSDNYFEIDLNARQIVHLQNSVIRTNCMDCLDRTNVVQGSIGRWVLQNTLVKSGYLNSIETPFAKVDPQFNLFFQNFWADNADAVSCAYSGTGALKTDYTRTGKRSYRGALQDLRNSLTRYYKNNYSDGSRQDSYDLFLGKYKPYQDAVQSPFIDVRPAYVQLLPYLMGTSFLIMLAVLYYPRGSLLDLKNLAIIALCLIFNVRGLSWVLANGYQYVDWPRLVPLDYLRKQNTFDADGKLTGTKYEKTDYFKGISKKKN, from the coding sequence ATGGTATTGACTCATTCAGTAGCCAAAGATGGTACTCATATCTTTCATAATAAGTTAACCAACAACTACCTTTTAGTGGGGGATAATGGTAATAGTATTGAGACAACTAAGGAATATCCATCAACATTAACCAGTGATACCAATGCCATTTCATGTATTATTGGTGTGATTAAATTGAAGATCAACTCATATATAATTATTGCTGATAAGCATCTCGTCACTGGGTCAATTTTAAACAAGGAGATTGCTTTGATCAAGAGCTATAAGATTTTATCATTGAGTGGAGCCAAGCCAGCAAGTGAGGAGAAGGTATACTTGAATCTTTTGGATGAACAGTTGAAGAATGGTACTTTATATTACTCTATTGACAACCAGTATGATATCACTAACTCATTGCAGAAACAATACACTACGGAGCATCctaaaattgatgaaagatTCTGGTGGAACAAATATATTTCATCTCCTTTAATTGAAGCTGATTCTAAATTTGAGTTTATCACCCCAATCATATACGgatatttcaaatctcACTCCACTATTTTCAATGGCAGGGCATTGCAATTTGCTTTGTTGACACGTCGTTCCAATGAGAGAGCTGGTACAAGATATTTCCGTCGTGGTATTGATGCTCAAGGTAATGTGGCCAACTTTAATGAAACTGAGCAGTTTGTCACTACTGATGATAATCATATTTACTCGGTTTTACAAACGAGAGGTTCAGTGCCAGTGTATTGGGCCGAGGTCAACAATTTGCGTTACAAGCCTAATTTGGAGATTAGTTCTCAGCCTTCAGGAGACGCTACTGCGGCTCATTTCAGTCAACAAGTGGAATTCTATGGTGATAACTATTTGGTTAATTTGGTTAATCAACTGGGATATGAAAAGCCTGTTAAACAAGCGTACGAAGCAGCAGTGGAGAATTTGCcggaaaaattgaaagctCATGTTCATTAcatttattttgatttccaTCATGAATGTAAAGGTATGAGGTATGACAGaattaatttgttgttggatcaTTTGATTGGATTGGGCTACACTTCAGACAACTATTTTGAGATTGACCTAAATGCAAGACAAATTGTTCATTTGCAAAACTCTGTAATTAGAACAAATTGTATGGATTGTTTAGATAGAACTAATGTTGTCCAAGGCTCAATCGGTAGATGGGTCTTACAGAACACTTTGGTTAAATCAGGATATTTGaactcaattgaaactcCATTTGCTAAAGTGGACCCACAGTTCAACttatttttccaaaatttctgGGCCGATAATGCTGATGCTGTTAGTTGCGCTTATTCAGGAACTGGTGCTTTGAAAACTGATTATACACGGACTGGTAAGAGAAGTTATCGTGGTGCTCTCCAAGATTTGAGGAATTCACTTACTCGTTATTACAAGAATAACTATTCTGATGGAAGCAGACAAGATTCATATGACTTGTTTCTTGGTAAATACAAACCATACCAAGATGCGGTCCAATCGCCATTTATTGATGTTAGGCCAGCCTatgttcaattgttgcCCTATTTAATGGGTACTTCGTTCTTGATTATGTTGGCAGTTTTGTATTACCCAAGAGGTTCCTTGTTGGATTTAAAAAACTTGGCCATAATTGCCTTGTGCTTGATCTTCAATGTTAGAGGTTTATCCTGGGTTCTTGCTAATGGATATCAATATGTTGATTGGCCAAGGTTAGTTCCTTTGGATTATTTGAGAAAGCAAAATACTTTTGATGCAGATGGTAAATTGACAGGCACAAAGTATGAAAAGACAGATTACTTCAAAGGTATCagcaagaagaagaacTAG
- a CDS encoding membrane transporter, with amino-acid sequence MKFAADSTVPSEYYDENFIPGTTNILTGSQHDTNSISSNKSLKRDKNGLVLLPQPSDSINDPLNWSKPRKIWHLILLAFITALTAATSNDAGAAQDSLNEFYGISYDAMNTGAGVLFIFIGWSCMFFAPASSLYGRRITYLICLLFGTLGCMWFGFSRKTADTIWSQMFVGISESCAEAQVQQSLSDIFFQNNLGSVLTLYILATSVGSFLGPLIAELIAESMTFRWVGWWGAIICGATLVVLFFGCEETVYDRQLKIYEATQVENSKQSESSLVDEKCCDAHGDKEAEIKTITNDMTKSEKKDKLDALSHVQSPTGNSNTNYDIETSDEKPTPYLKRIALITPAPYLQGFGFKQYLNRFVIYFKVFTLPAVWLSGLLWGLQDAYMTFFLTTQDTFFYDPPWNKSNTGVAIMNVATLIGAVVGCIMSGIFSDKHVVWIAKRNNGVMEPEYRLYLLFITLIISPLGLIMFGVGADKQWPWQCIYVGLGFIGFGWGSIGDTAMSYLMDAYPEIVIQGMVGVSIINNTLACIFTFACSYWLDGAGTANTYIALAVIDFVTIACIIPFLYFGKTFRKRTKNIYISMVELTQGMG; translated from the coding sequence ATGAAATTCGCAGCTGATTCAACTGTCCCATCAGAATActatgatgaaaattttattcCTGGAACAACTAATATTCTTACTGGTTCTCAGCACGATACCAATTCCATTTCATCCAACAAATCACTCAAACGAGACAAGAATGGATTAGTCTTGCTTCCCCAACCATCagattcaatcaatgatcCATTAAATTGGTCTAAACCACGGAAAATCTGGCATTTAATCTTGTTGGCATTCATAACCGCTTTAACTGCCGCCACTTCAAATGACGCTGGCGCTGCTCAGGAttcattgaatgaattttaTGGCATCTCTTATGATGCCATGAATACTGGTGCTGGtgtattgtttatttttattgGTTGGTCATGTATGTTTTTTGCACCAGCTTCATCATTGTatggaagaagaatcaCGTActtgatttgtttattgtttggGACTTTAGGATGTATGTGGTTTGGTTTCAGTAGAAAAACTGCCGATACAATTTGGTCACAAATGTTTGTTGGTATTAGTGAATCATGTGCTGAAGCTCAAGTACAACAAAGTCTTAGTGatattttctttcaaaataatttgGGTAGTGTATTGACATTGTATATTTTGGCAACTTCAGTGGGCTCATTCTTGGGGCCTTTAATTGCTGAATTAATTGCTGAACTGATGACTTTTAGATGGGTTGGTTGGTGGGGTGCTATTATTTGTGGGGCCACGCTTGTCGTGTTGTTTTTTGGTTGTGAAGAAACCGTTTATGATCgccaattgaagatttatgAAGCTACGCAAGTTGAAAATAGCAAGCAAAGTGAATCTTCTCTTGTTGATGAGAAGTGTTGTGATGCCCACGGTGATAAAGAAGCCGAAATCAAGACCATAACCAATGACATGACCAAATcggaaaagaaagataaATTAGATGCCTTATCGCATGTTCAATCACCGACTGGCAATAGCAATACCAATTATGACATTGAAACCAGTGACGAAAAACCAACACCATACTTGAAAAGAATCGCATTAATCACCCCAGCTCCATACTTGCAAGGCTTTGGATTCAAACAATACCTAAACCGTTTTGTCATCTACTTCAAAGTTTTCACATTACCAGCAGTTTGGCTCTCAGGCTTACTATGGGGATTACAAGATGCATACATGACTTTTTTCCTCACCACTCAAGATACATTCTTTTACGATCCTCCATGGAACAAAAGCAACACCGGAGTAGCAATCATGAATGTTGCCACTTTAATTGGTGCTGTTGTTGGATGTATCATGTCAGGTATCTTTTCCGATAAGCATGTTGTATGGATTGCAAAGAGAAATAATGGAGTAATGGAACCTGAATACCGATTGTATTTGCTATTCATTACATTGATTATATCTCCGCTTGGACTTATTATGTTTGGAGTTGGTGCTGATAAACAATGGCCCTGGCAGTGCATTTATGTTGGGTTAGGGTTTATTGGATTTGGATGGGGTTCAATTGGTGATACTGCCATGTCATACTTAATGGATGCTTATCCGGAAATTGTCATTCAAGGAATGGTGGGAGTctcaatcatcaataatacCTTAGCTTGTATTTTCACCTTTGCTTGTTCATATTGGTTAGATGGTGCAGGTACAGCGAATACTTATATTGCTTTAGCagtgattgattttgtcacTATTGCTTGTATTATCCCATTCTTGTATTTCGGAAAGACATTTAGGAAGAGGACGAAAAACATTTACATCAGTATGGTTGAGTTAACTCAGGGGATGGGTTAA
- a CDS encoding Cla4 Ser/Thr kinase (Ste20p family member, required for filamentous growth, organ colonization and virulence in mouse systemic infection) has translation MTSVYNSDLKNHRRAPPPPRPPVAAHSSSSLNLSSTTSGLGLGSKGNTYHNNISSPTSNQIPISLGSNKRQSGWVHVKDDGIFTSFRWNKRFMNMNDRSLNIYKNEPSINDPNSPELLLPLNLISNIILKPQSGHSKNCQSFEIIPKNYGKSILISVKSSNEYLDWLNAFSSKCPSAQIGQSMNSSSTIAGLPTSSMGAASSQSSHNLASLGGSVSGSLHGGNSGVSSPINFTHKVHVGFDPASGNFTGLPETWKSLLQHSKITNEDWKKDPAAVIEVLEFYSDINGSNPTTPMASPQVNMNKNIGNTIDHNSNLQEWTKPPPKSSTTQFKPTRSAPKPPPPYHLTAQQHGSGGNEATAPTTISPLSNLLSKSVGTTNANTTTVPTPSGDKNDLVPVRRAPPPPTGSSGGISKQQQQQQQQQQQPLRSHQRQQSTSKPQQVPPSLPGGASFNRTPTYKVHPDLKIQQSSTSLSSDKENMSDEGVKHYSPTSKKSPSESQHPNVSVVQSHQHKPHQQPLTGPAGAAHSVTKPLNPLNESVKPLQLKSKQDQGAQRSDQQQSEQQDKSKPKPKVQSPTQGPAVPKTAKQLKKERERLNDLQIIAKLKTVVNSNNPKPLFRIIEKAGQGASGNVYLAETISQGKKIAIKQMDLNIQPRKELIINEILVMKDSQHKNIVNFLDSYLIGDSELWVIMEYMEGGSLTEIIENNEFKLNERQIATICFETLKGLQHLHKKHIIHRDIKSDNVLLDSQGNVKITDFGFCAKLTDQRNKRATMVGTPYWMAPEVVKQKEYDEKVDVWSLGIMTIEMIEGEPPYLNEEPLKALYLIATNGTPKLKKPELLSNSIKKFLSICLCVDVRYRATTDELLEHSFIQHKSGKIEELAPLLEWKKNQGQAHDQGE, from the coding sequence ATGACTAGTGTTTATAATTCtgatttgaagaatcaTAGACGTGCTCCACCTCCACCACGTCCTCCGGTAGCGGCAcactcatcatcatctttgaaCTTACTGTCCACAACACTGGGATTAGGGCTAGGTTCAAAGGGAAACACCTATCACAACAATATCTCCTCCCCAACGTCCAACCAAATTCCCATTAGTCTTGGCTCAAACAAACGTCAATCTGGATGGGTACACGTGAAAGATGATGGTATCTTCACATCGTTTAGATGGAACAAGAGATTTATGAATATGAATGATCGATCGTTGaatatttacaaaaatgaaCCTAGTATAAACGATCCAAATAGTCCTGAATTGTTATTaccattgaatttgataagtAATATAATCTTGAAGCCACAATCAGGACACTCCAAAAACTGtcaatcatttgaaattattcCTAAAAATTATGGAAAATCTATATTAATTTCAGTCAAATCAAGTAATGAATATTTGGATTGGTTAAATGCGTTTTCAAGTAAATGTCCTTCAGCTCAAATTGGACAATCTATGAACTCAAGTAGCACAATTGCTGGCTTACCAACATCTTCAATGGGAGCTGCATCCTCGCAGTCTAGTCACAACTTAGCATCACTAGGTGGTAGTGTGAGTGGATCACTACATGGCGGTAACTCTGGTGTATCAAGTCCAATAAATTTTACCCACAAAGTTCatgttggatttgatcCTGCTAGTGGTAATTTTACTGGATTACCAGAAACTTGGAAAAGTTTATTACAACATTCCAAAATCACTAATGAAGATTGGAAAAAGGATCCTGCTGCTGTTATTGAAGTATTGGAATTTTACTCTGATATTAACGGATCAAATCCTACTACACCAATGGCTTCACCTCAAGTTAATATGAATAAGAATATTGGTAATACTATTGACCACAATTCTAATTTACAAGAATGGACTAAACCACCTCCAAAAAGTAGCACTACACAATTTAAACCAACACGATCAGCCCCTAAACCGCCACCGCCTTATCATTTAACTGCTCAACAACACGGAAGCGGAGGCAACGAAGCAACTGCCCCCACCACAATATCCCCATTGAGTAATTTGCTTAGTAAAAGTGTTGGaacaacaaatgcaaatacTACCACTGTTCCTACACCACTGGGTGATAAGAATGATCTTGTTCCAGTTAGAAGAGCGCCTCCTCCACCGACAGGATCAAGTGGAGGTATATCcaagcagcagcagcagcagcagcaacaacaacaacaaccattGCGTAGTCATCAACGTCAACAATCTACATCTAAACCGCAACAAGTGCCACCTTCATTACCCGGTGGTGCTAGTTTCAACAGAACACCAACATACAAAGTTCATCCCgatttgaagattcaacaaagtagTACTAGTCTTTCACTGGATAAGGAAAACATGAGTGATGAAGGTGTCAAGCATTACTCTCCTACATCGAAAAAGAGTCCACTGGAATCACAACACCCAAATGTGTCCGTGGTGCAGTCTCATCAACATAAGCCACATCAGCAACCACTCACTGGCCCAGCTGGTGCTGCGCATTCAGTTACAAAGCCATTAAACCCTTTAAATGAACTGGTAAAAccattgcaattgaaatcaaaacagGATCAAGGAGCACAGCGATCtgatcaacaacagtcCGAACAACAAGACAAGTCAAAACCCAAACCAAAAGTGCAATCACCTACTCAAGGTCCTGCAGTACCCAAGACCgccaaacaattgaaaaaggaacGAGAAAGATTAAATGATTTGCAAATTATTGCTAAATTAAAAACAGTTGTTAACAGCAACAATCCCAAACCATTGTTCagaatcattgaaaaagcagGTCAAGGAGCTTCCGGAAACGTTTATTTGGCAGAGACGATTTCCCAAGGTAAGAAAATTGCCATTAAACAAATGGATTTAAATATCCaaccaagaaaagaattaatcataaatgaaattttggtcATGAAGGATAGTCAACATAAAAACATTGTTAATTTTTTGGATTCTTACCTTATTGGAGATTCTGAATTATGGGTTATTATGGAGTACATGGAAGGTGGATCCTTAACGGAGATCATCGAAAATAACGAATTTAAATTAAATGAACGACAAATTGCCACCATTTGCtttgaaactttgaaaGGATTGCAACATTTACATAAGAAACATATAATTCATCGTGATATTAAATCAGATAATGTTTTGTTGGATTCACAGGGGAATGTTAAAATCACTGATTTTGGATTCTGTGCTAAATTAACTGatcaaagaaacaagagaGCAACAATGGTTGGTACACCATACTGGATGGCTCCTGAAGTTGTCAAACAAAAGgaatatgatgaaaaagttgatgttTGGTCATTGGGTATAATGACGATTGAAATGATTGAAGGAGAACCTCCATATTTGAACGAAGAACCGCTCAAGGcattgtatttgattgCTACTAATGGTACTCCTAAATTGAAGAAACCAGAGTTGCTAAGtaattcaatcaaaaagtttttatCCATTTGTTTGTGTGTTGATGTGAGATATAGAGCTACTACCGATGAGTTATTGGAGCATTCATTTATCCAACACAAGTCAGGaaagattgaagagttgGCTCCGTTATTGGAATGGAAAAAGAATCAGGGTCAGGCACATGATCAAGGGGAGTAG